In a single window of the Carassius gibelio isolate Cgi1373 ecotype wild population from Czech Republic chromosome A12, carGib1.2-hapl.c, whole genome shotgun sequence genome:
- the LOC128025060 gene encoding integrin alpha-X isoform X1, with the protein MMDQNFCIILCIFFVSQSVMAFNIDPSTWKMFTPKEKVSFGYKIIQKDTSSLIVSDPLIQTGDKRGQIYNCAVTDGTCSSLNINVPPEAVNMSLGLSMVQDPQSSKVVVCGPTIPKKCVAATNYRGMCFIQENNNFKPPFPNAIYQDCPGQIDIAFLLDGSGSVGSYDFEIMKTFVTNIIKRFTGRDGQFAIAQYSRYCTIHYNFIELKTEDYRWESKVKGINYFGGGTYTASAIRKLVDELFTPGGGARPSAKKILLVITDGESHDSRSLKSVTSQADAKNIVRFAIGVGDAFNKYSAREELKTIASDPEKDHVFKVTDYSALNNILQKLEENIIGIEGTQTSGDSSRMEFAQDGFSTAFTPYGSVLMSAVGAFQWKGGYQEDDSSSSFQAGNEHDSYLGYSMAVATVSGTSYAILGAPRYKHRGRVIVSRIRTNQNKELEFPMPQIGSYFGAEVCVVDLNSDSRTDLLLVSAPMYMEPDREGKVFVYIFTSQFTFSGVVLVGMSSQRGRFGSSLASPADLNNDGYMDVLIGAPLEDDGRGSVYIFNGGVDQIDPKYSQRIAGSLAQSGLQFFGISLSQSSLDQSGDSLPDIAVGSMGAVLLLRSRPIVRLGNKVTYNPSKIPTNVTDCTKTLQNTLTVCFNINGFKRGLTDLAANINYTITLDAKRQKYRAYFSFKNRLHNNVMKIKLQEVCKNHIFFIEACPEDALNPLSNQLHFTFEGLPSRTMQNLRPILNQNIKTTTDHNLDFERDCGTDYTCIDNLRMDFNFSGARNIEVGIMQEINVTVFVENRGEHSYNTEFKLNYPFGLSYRRITSKQGRVECVSLDGVQGVKPGETTCYISKPILKGNSQVVFEFTYSITKEISLGQNVMFKAAVTSGNDKHSQESELLKEKTIGVKYGISIAMIRDDHSTIHIRFTSGKKDLMKPVQQIIKIENEFRELTFKVFIRVPVKVGDADIWSNSSLQISGCKWEKTTKPVIANFMDIIKGQLTVNCSVAECSEFSCDVTLIKNEKMFYNITGNVNSGWIEQIGLGAAVFQLVSSASMDYDKSKYVLFYSDSQQTAPSVQINTRVEVYEEVNTQVEVYEEDNLTKEIIGGVIGGLLLLTLITGVLYKAGFFKSQYREMLEEAQRDAGGQPNMSH; encoded by the exons TTCCTCCAGAAGCTGTCAACATGTCTCTTGGGCTTTCCATGGTTCAAGATCCACAATCTTCAAAAGTGGTG GTTTGTGGCCCAACCATTCCAAAGAAATGTGTAGCAGCTACCAACTACAGAGGCATGTGCTTTATCcaagaaaacaataattttaaaccaCCATTCCCCAACGCTATATACCAAG ATTGTCCTGGTCAGATTGACATAGCTTTTCTATTAGATGGATCTGGGAGTGTAGGATCTTATGATTTTGAGATCATGAAGACTTTTGTGACAAATATAATCAAACGTTTTACTGGGCGGGATGGACAG TTTGCCATTGCTCAATACTCCAGATATTGTACTATTCACTACAATTTCATTGAACTCAAAACTGAAGACTACAGATGGGAATCTAAGGTGAAAGGTATCAATTACTTCGGTGGTGGCACTTACACTGCATCAGCCATCCGAAAACTTGT GGACGAGCTATTTACTCCAGGTGGAGGGGCAAGACCATCAGCCAAAAAAATCTTGCTTGTTATTACTGATGGAGAGTCTCATGACTCGAGATCATTGAAATCTGTAACATCACAGGCAGATGCAAAGAACATAGTACGATTCGCAATTGGG GTTGGCGATGCTTTTAATAAATACAGTGCAAGAGAGGAGTTAAAGACAATTGCTTCTGATCCAGAGAAAGATCATGTTTTTAAAGTGACTGACTATAGTGCACTAAATAATATTCTTCAAAAACTGGAAGAGAACATTATTGGCATTGAAG GAACTCAGACTTCAGGGGACTCCTCTAGAATGGAGTTTGCACAGGATGGATTCAGCACAGCCTTCACaccatat GGAAGTGTGTTGATGAGTGCTGTTGGAGCTTTCCAGTGGAAAGGTGGTTACCAGGAAGATGATTCAAGTAGCTCCTTTCAAGCAGGCAATGAGCATGATAGCTATCTAG GTTATTCGATGGCTGTTGCAACAGTTTCAGGGACCAGCTATGCTATTCTTGGAGCACCAAGATACAAGCATCGAGGAAGAGTCATTGTATCACGTATCAGAACCAATCAAAACAAAGAGCTGGAATTTCCCATG CCTCAGATTGGCTCATATTTTGGAGCTGAGGTTTGTGTGGTGGATTTGAACAGTGACTCCAGAACAGACCTCCTGTTGGTATCAGCACCAATGTACATGGAGCCTGACCGGGAGGGCaaagtgtttgtttacatcttTACGAGTCAG TTCACTTTTTCTGGTGTGGTGCTGGTGGGAATGTCAAGTCAGAGGGGTCGGTTTGGTTCTTCTCTTGCCAGTCCAGCAGATCTAAATAATGATGGTTATATGGATGTGCTGATTGGAGCTCCTTTAGAGGATGACGGACGGGGCAGTGTCTACATATTCAATGGAGGAGTAGATCAAATAGATCCCAAATATTCACAG AGGATTGCTGGATCATTGGCACAATCAGGTTTGCAGTTCTTTGGGATTTCATTGAGTCAGTCATCTCTAGACCAGAGTGGTGACAGCCTTCCTGATATTGCTGTTGGGTCCATGGGAGCAGTTCTGCTTCTTAG GTCCAGGCCCATCGTGCGCTTGGGAAACAAAGTAACTTATAACCCATCCAAAATACCAACCAATGTAACAGACTGCACAAAGACATTGCAAAATACCCTGACCGTGTGCTTCAACATTAATGGATTCAAACGTGGCCTAACAG ATTTAGCTGCAAATATTAATTACACCATAACTCTGGATGCCAAGCGACAGAAATATCGAGCATATTTCTCGTTCAAAAACCGCCTCCACAATAATGTGATGAAAATTAAATTGCAAGAAGTTtgcaaaaatcatatttttttcatagAG GCTTGTCCAGAAGATGCTCTGAACCCATTGTCCAATcagttacattttacatttgaggGTCTACCGTCTAGAACAATGCAAAACTTGCGGCCAATACTCAATCAAAATATAAAGACCACCACAGACCACAAT CTAGATTTTGAGAGAGACTGTGGAACTGATTATACATGTATCGATAACTTAAGAATGGATTTTAATTTCTCTGG AGCTAGAAATATAGAGGTTGGGATCATGCAGGAGATCAATGTGACCGTGTTTGTAGAGAACAGAGGAGAACACTCGTACAACACAGAGTTCAAACTTAACTACCCCTTTGGACTTTCCTACAGGAGAATCACATCTAAACAG GGCAGAGTGGAGTGTGTGTCTCTGGATGGTGTGCAAGGAGTTAAACCAGGAGAAACCACCTGCTACATCAGTAAACCCATCCTCAAGGGCAACTCTCAG GTTGTGTTTGAGTTTACATACAGTATTACTAAAGAAATTTCACTGGGCCAAAATGTGATGTTTAAGGCTGCGGTCACAAG TGGAAATGACAAACATTCTCAAGAGAGTGAGTTACTCAAAGAAAAGACCATTGGCGTCAAATATGGCATCTCTATTGCCATGATAAG GGATGATCATTCCACCATCCACATTCGTTTTACTTCAGGGAAAAAGGATCTTATGAAACCAGTCCAGCAGATAATAAAG ATTGAAAATGAGTTTAGAGAATTAACTTTCAAGGTTTTCATCAGAGTACCAGTGAAAGTTGGTGATGCTGATATCTGGAGTAATTCAAGTCTGCAA aTTTCTGGCTGTAAATGGGAGAAAACGACAAAGCCTGTTATTGCCAATTTTATGGACATTATTAAAGGTCAACTTACAGTG aactgcTCTGTGGCGGAGTGTTCCGAGTTCAGCTGTGACGTCACTCTTATAAAGAATGAAAAGATGTTCTATAATATAACTGGCAATGTAAACTCTGGATGGATTGAGCAG ATTGGACTCGGAGCTGCTGTTTTTCAGCTGGTCAGTTCAGCATCTATGGATTATGACAAGagcaaatatgttttattttactctGATTCTCAACAAACTGCACCATCTGTTCAG ATTAATACTCGAGTGGAGGTGTATGAGGAGGTTAATACTCAAGTGGAGGTGTATGAGGAGGATAATCTGACTAAAGAGATCATTGGGGGTGTAATAGGAGGACTGCTGCTTCTGACTCTCATAACAGGGGTCCTCTATAAG GCTGGGTTCTTCAAAAGCCAGTACAGGGAGATGCTGGAGGAGGCACAGCGGGATGCAGGAGGACAGCCAAACATGTCACACTAA
- the LOC128025060 gene encoding integrin alpha-X isoform X2, with amino-acid sequence MMDQNFCIILCIFFVSQSVMAFNIDPSTWKMFTPKEKVSFGYKIIQKDTSSLIVSDPLIQTGDKRGQIYNCAVTDGTCSSLNINVPPEAVNMSLGLSMVQDPQSSKVVVCGPTIPKKCVAATNYRGMCFIQENNNFKPPFPNAIYQDCPGQIDIAFLLDGSGSVGSYDFEIMKTFVTNIIKRFTGRDGQFAIAQYSRYCTIHYNFIELKTEDYRWESKVKGINYFGGGTYTASAIRKLVDELFTPGGGARPSAKKILLVITDGESHDSRSLKSVTSQADAKNIVRFAIGVGDAFNKYSAREELKTIASDPEKDHVFKVTDYSALNNILQKLEENIIGIEGTQTSGDSSRMEFAQDGFSTAFTPYGSVLMSAVGAFQWKGGYQEDDSSSSFQAGNEHDSYLGYSMAVATVSGTSYAILGAPRYKHRGRVIVSRIRTNQNKELEFPMPQIGSYFGAEVCVVDLNSDSRTDLLLVSAPMYMEPDREGKVFVYIFTSQFTFSGVVLVGMSSQRGRFGSSLASPADLNNDGYMDVLIGAPLEDDGRGSVYIFNGGVDQIDPKYSQRIAGSLAQSGLQFFGISLSQSSLDQSGDSLPDIAVGSMGAVLLLRSRPIVRLGNKVTYNPSKIPTNVTDCTKTLQNTLTVCFNINGFKRGLTDLAANINYTITLDAKRQKYRAYFSFKNRLHNNVMKIKLQEVCKNHIFFIEACPEDALNPLSNQLHFTFEGLPSRTMQNLRPILNQNIKTTTDHNLDFERDCGTDYTCIDNLRMDFNFSGARNIEVGIMQEINVTVFVENRGEHSYNTEFKLNYPFGLSYRRITSKQGRVECVSLDGVQGVKPGETTCYISKPILKGNSQVVFEFTYSITKEISLGQNVMFKAAVTSGNDKHSQESELLKEKTIGVKYGISIAMIRDDHSTIHIRFTSGKKDLMKPVQQIIKIENEFRELTFKVFIRVPVKVGDADIWSNSSLQISGCKWEKTTKPVIANFMDIIKGQLTVNCSVAECSEFSCDVTLIKNEKMFYNITGNVNSGWIEQIGLGAAVFQLVSSASMDYDKSKYVLFYSDSQQTAPSVQVNTQVEVYEEDNLTKEIIGGVIGGLLLLTLITGVLYKAGFFKSQYREMLEEAQRDAGGQPNMSH; translated from the exons TTCCTCCAGAAGCTGTCAACATGTCTCTTGGGCTTTCCATGGTTCAAGATCCACAATCTTCAAAAGTGGTG GTTTGTGGCCCAACCATTCCAAAGAAATGTGTAGCAGCTACCAACTACAGAGGCATGTGCTTTATCcaagaaaacaataattttaaaccaCCATTCCCCAACGCTATATACCAAG ATTGTCCTGGTCAGATTGACATAGCTTTTCTATTAGATGGATCTGGGAGTGTAGGATCTTATGATTTTGAGATCATGAAGACTTTTGTGACAAATATAATCAAACGTTTTACTGGGCGGGATGGACAG TTTGCCATTGCTCAATACTCCAGATATTGTACTATTCACTACAATTTCATTGAACTCAAAACTGAAGACTACAGATGGGAATCTAAGGTGAAAGGTATCAATTACTTCGGTGGTGGCACTTACACTGCATCAGCCATCCGAAAACTTGT GGACGAGCTATTTACTCCAGGTGGAGGGGCAAGACCATCAGCCAAAAAAATCTTGCTTGTTATTACTGATGGAGAGTCTCATGACTCGAGATCATTGAAATCTGTAACATCACAGGCAGATGCAAAGAACATAGTACGATTCGCAATTGGG GTTGGCGATGCTTTTAATAAATACAGTGCAAGAGAGGAGTTAAAGACAATTGCTTCTGATCCAGAGAAAGATCATGTTTTTAAAGTGACTGACTATAGTGCACTAAATAATATTCTTCAAAAACTGGAAGAGAACATTATTGGCATTGAAG GAACTCAGACTTCAGGGGACTCCTCTAGAATGGAGTTTGCACAGGATGGATTCAGCACAGCCTTCACaccatat GGAAGTGTGTTGATGAGTGCTGTTGGAGCTTTCCAGTGGAAAGGTGGTTACCAGGAAGATGATTCAAGTAGCTCCTTTCAAGCAGGCAATGAGCATGATAGCTATCTAG GTTATTCGATGGCTGTTGCAACAGTTTCAGGGACCAGCTATGCTATTCTTGGAGCACCAAGATACAAGCATCGAGGAAGAGTCATTGTATCACGTATCAGAACCAATCAAAACAAAGAGCTGGAATTTCCCATG CCTCAGATTGGCTCATATTTTGGAGCTGAGGTTTGTGTGGTGGATTTGAACAGTGACTCCAGAACAGACCTCCTGTTGGTATCAGCACCAATGTACATGGAGCCTGACCGGGAGGGCaaagtgtttgtttacatcttTACGAGTCAG TTCACTTTTTCTGGTGTGGTGCTGGTGGGAATGTCAAGTCAGAGGGGTCGGTTTGGTTCTTCTCTTGCCAGTCCAGCAGATCTAAATAATGATGGTTATATGGATGTGCTGATTGGAGCTCCTTTAGAGGATGACGGACGGGGCAGTGTCTACATATTCAATGGAGGAGTAGATCAAATAGATCCCAAATATTCACAG AGGATTGCTGGATCATTGGCACAATCAGGTTTGCAGTTCTTTGGGATTTCATTGAGTCAGTCATCTCTAGACCAGAGTGGTGACAGCCTTCCTGATATTGCTGTTGGGTCCATGGGAGCAGTTCTGCTTCTTAG GTCCAGGCCCATCGTGCGCTTGGGAAACAAAGTAACTTATAACCCATCCAAAATACCAACCAATGTAACAGACTGCACAAAGACATTGCAAAATACCCTGACCGTGTGCTTCAACATTAATGGATTCAAACGTGGCCTAACAG ATTTAGCTGCAAATATTAATTACACCATAACTCTGGATGCCAAGCGACAGAAATATCGAGCATATTTCTCGTTCAAAAACCGCCTCCACAATAATGTGATGAAAATTAAATTGCAAGAAGTTtgcaaaaatcatatttttttcatagAG GCTTGTCCAGAAGATGCTCTGAACCCATTGTCCAATcagttacattttacatttgaggGTCTACCGTCTAGAACAATGCAAAACTTGCGGCCAATACTCAATCAAAATATAAAGACCACCACAGACCACAAT CTAGATTTTGAGAGAGACTGTGGAACTGATTATACATGTATCGATAACTTAAGAATGGATTTTAATTTCTCTGG AGCTAGAAATATAGAGGTTGGGATCATGCAGGAGATCAATGTGACCGTGTTTGTAGAGAACAGAGGAGAACACTCGTACAACACAGAGTTCAAACTTAACTACCCCTTTGGACTTTCCTACAGGAGAATCACATCTAAACAG GGCAGAGTGGAGTGTGTGTCTCTGGATGGTGTGCAAGGAGTTAAACCAGGAGAAACCACCTGCTACATCAGTAAACCCATCCTCAAGGGCAACTCTCAG GTTGTGTTTGAGTTTACATACAGTATTACTAAAGAAATTTCACTGGGCCAAAATGTGATGTTTAAGGCTGCGGTCACAAG TGGAAATGACAAACATTCTCAAGAGAGTGAGTTACTCAAAGAAAAGACCATTGGCGTCAAATATGGCATCTCTATTGCCATGATAAG GGATGATCATTCCACCATCCACATTCGTTTTACTTCAGGGAAAAAGGATCTTATGAAACCAGTCCAGCAGATAATAAAG ATTGAAAATGAGTTTAGAGAATTAACTTTCAAGGTTTTCATCAGAGTACCAGTGAAAGTTGGTGATGCTGATATCTGGAGTAATTCAAGTCTGCAA aTTTCTGGCTGTAAATGGGAGAAAACGACAAAGCCTGTTATTGCCAATTTTATGGACATTATTAAAGGTCAACTTACAGTG aactgcTCTGTGGCGGAGTGTTCCGAGTTCAGCTGTGACGTCACTCTTATAAAGAATGAAAAGATGTTCTATAATATAACTGGCAATGTAAACTCTGGATGGATTGAGCAG ATTGGACTCGGAGCTGCTGTTTTTCAGCTGGTCAGTTCAGCATCTATGGATTATGACAAGagcaaatatgttttattttactctGATTCTCAACAAACTGCACCATCTGTTCAG GTTAATACTCAAGTGGAGGTGTATGAGGAGGATAATCTGACTAAAGAGATCATTGGGGGTGTAATAGGAGGACTGCTGCTTCTGACTCTCATAACAGGGGTCCTCTATAAG GCTGGGTTCTTCAAAAGCCAGTACAGGGAGATGCTGGAGGAGGCACAGCGGGATGCAGGAGGACAGCCAAACATGTCACACTAA